Below is a genomic region from Miscanthus floridulus cultivar M001 chromosome 1, ASM1932011v1, whole genome shotgun sequence.
agaatgttagttgatctccaccaataggcccaacggcctattgggccctatctctgttccctgatcgggggagcccaaccctaactcggttggagggcccctgtcgcacggcacacataaaaggaatgtggggttgagggctcggactacgaggttgatcggagccgccacacccacctacagagaaaccctaatccgatcctaaagcgtgctgccagcgacgggatgtgctcgCCACCACCACTACCGTCGTCTGCAGGGTCACCGCCGGCGCCACTGGACTTCTCTCCACCGCGCTGGACTACTCCTACTACACCGCGGCACCGGCGTCTACGTTGCTGTGCCGCAAGGAGAAACGTAAAGGAGCTTACCCAATCCTACGGTTACAGAGGTACACACACTTCGATTTTAACACCACCTGCTGCTGAGGAGCGGCACGATAGTGGAGGGGGCCGAGCGGCGGCACGTCACGAACCCTGCCATGCTCCCGCAGCTGGAGTCCCTGAGAGACGAGACTCTCCTGGGCTACTATGTCCTCGACGCCATCAGGTGCCAAGCCGCGCCCAGAGGAGCAGACGACGGCCGCGACGACGAGGCGGTGGCGGCAGCGGTGATGAGCCGCCACGCATTCGCCCTGTCCAGGTTCAACCCGGCGAAGCGCGTTCGCGTCCCCTCCGGGAATCCAGAAGGCGGCCGGACGACGAGGGCGCTTCGCCTGAGAGAGCTGCGGGAGGCGGTTCGCAGCCTGGAAGCCACGATCGGTGACATGAAGGAGTTCGTCGTGTTCCTGGCGAGCTACCCACCATTGCACCGACAGCCCTACAGCGCCCATCTGTTCATATAGACAGGTGCATGTTTGGCCGCCACATGGAGAAGGAGAGAGTCATGGAGTTCTTGCTGCAGACGGAGCAGCCTCCAGCTAGTGCGGCAACACTGGGTGTTCTCCCAATCGTTGGTCCAGCGCACATCGGCAAGAGCACTCTCGTGGAGCATGTTTGCTGCGACGAAAGGGTGCGCGACCACTTCTCTTTGATACTGTTCTATACTCGGAATGACCTTAAAGACGAGACAGTGACCAGTTTCAGAGACAACTGTGTGATCAGGCACCGGAACGAGGATGCCGTAGGGAAGAAGCTGCTGATCGTCATCGAGCTCTTAGAGTGGACGAAGAGACATGGAACAGGCTCCTGCATTGTTCTTCCAAGGGAAGCATGCCGGAGGGAAGTAGAATGATCGTCACCAGTCGGTCAGAGAAGATTGAGAGGCTTGGGACAACACCTGCTCTTAGGCTAAAATGTTTGCACATTGAAGCCTACTGGTAGTTCTTCAGGACAACCCTGTTTGGAAGTGATGATCCGGGGCAGTACCCAGAGCTGACATCTCTAGCTATGGAGATGGAGAACCTGATGCAAGGATCCTTCATGTTTGCAAACGTTGGCGCCGTCGTGCTGAGAGATAACTTCAGCGCTCGGAGTTGGCGCAGAGCTCTTTCGAGAACAAGGGAGTACATGGACCTTGTTTGGTGAGCCCAGATGATATCAAGCCCACCAGCTGGGATCATCCTCGAGTTACCTGGAGCATAGTGCAAGAGAGACCTGACAAGTATTGTATGCTCTATGACATTTACGAGAGAGGATCGCAGGAGGAGGTTCCGGAGATACCATTTTCAGATATGCTAGCTGGGTGTGCTCATCCACGGGGGGAGTACGATATCTTGTTCTGCTCCCGCGGGACCCGGGTGAGGCTGGAGAGGGAAAAAACCTTGAGTATCAGCGGTCGTCAAGCCTATGTGAACGGTCAGGCTTTTCTAGAGATTCGTGCTAGCTGTACGACTGCATACATGTTTTCATTCGTTTAGTACTGCGGAGCCCATGATGGTCAACTACTCCCTCACCTCGTGGTTCTGCATCTGGAAAAACGTGCAAAAAGAACAGTACATGTCACATAAAGCAACCAATCGCTATGCGAATATAGACTCAACGGCCGCTGATAAATAAGGCGTTGCATTTCAGGGAAGCAGACGTAGACCACCGACCGTGCGGGTTTCGTGTCCAGCCACCTCAGCACCCGCGCGGCCTCGGCGGCCGTATCGGCCTCCCCGCCGCGGCCGCGCTCCAGggtgtcgtcgccgtcgccgtcgccgttgatgaGGCAGACCGGCCCGACGGCGAACACCGGCTTCCCCGTATCCTTCTCGTAGTGTTCGATGTACCTCTGCTCGAGGTCTGCGAACGAGTTGACGACCCACCCGGACGTGGCGCGCTCGGCGTCGAACATGCGGTTCAAGAACTCACGCGAGTGCGCGCCCGGGAGCGTCGCCTCGGCGAGCCTCGACCTGGTGAGCCGCACCGCGTCGGGGAGGCCCGGCACGAGGAACGGCTCGGTGTCCGACGCCACGCCATTCTGTGGGCTGTGGAGCAGCAGAGCACGCTGCTCCGCGAGCGTGAAGCACCCCGTGCCGGTGAACGCGTACCGCGGGATGCCGAGCTCCGGGGCGGCAGTGGCAGCCCACGGGAGGACACCGTCAAACACGACGGCGTCGGCAGGCTGGCGGCGCAGGAGATCAGCGAAGAGCGGCGCGAGAAGGTCCACTGCGATCGCGAAAGGCCCGGCGAGCTCGCGGTTGGGAAGGTCGTCGGCGCTCTTGTGACCACCCGTGAGCCCGGCGACCTCTGCGGGCAGCGTGAGAGCGATGATACGGATGCGGAGGCCCGCGGCGGCCGCGCGGGCGACGGGGCCACCGAGCCTGGCGGCGTTGGCGCACGTGAGGACGAGCGTGGCGTCGGCGCCGCGGGACGCGAAGAGGCGGGCGAGGTCGGACATCGGCAGCGCGTGCCCCGGCGTCGGGAACGGGATGAAGTACATGCGCGGCGCCGCCGTGTCCCCTGACGACGCTACGGACGATGACGGCCGAGGAGAGCTGCGATGCCAGTGGTGGTCGCTAGAGCAGAGTCCAACCGTGCACGGTGGATGGCATTTGCAAATGCGTAACGGTCATATATCTAGTGGCGATGTACGCCTTCTGAAACACAAAGATGATTTGTGGCCTGTTCGCtaggaggaatttggatggtttgcagaaatgctggaggaatttgtgagagaaaaacactgttccggatgaaaaaagaagcggatcaagctggGTTTAAGAACACGCGAACGGGATATGTGATGTACTGATGTCCTTTGCAAGGGCAAAGAAAAGATGGTGTACGATTACAGTCCTATGACTGTCCGTTAAGTTTGTTAACTGAAAGGACATGCATATTGCATTTCTTGCATCTGCCAATCTCAGGGCTCAGGTACACCGTACACATATGACATCCAGAGACAacagagattttttttttcctcATCCTTGCTGTGAGTGATAATAAATTCGGGTCAGTCATGAGTCATGACGTTCCTTTTGCTGGTTTGGCTAGAGACCAATATTCAGCACAAAACACACAACAATTGGATTCTTCAGCAATTCCCTGCAAATCTGAATCAACGAATAGCTTACTGAGAAGTCAGTTTAGCTTACCAGTGGTATTGAGGGTTGCACAGCTGATTTGCTGTGTTTTTTTTATAACAGCTTCAAACACATATGCGCTAGTATACATTAACATAGAGATCATCTGATAACTCTTGCTATTTATTATCCATTTATCTGTAACCAGACAACACAAGATAATCCATCCATTTGAAGTACATTACAGTCAAAACACAAGGGGCAAACGACCCTGTTCACTATGACCTACATGACCCACTATAGGGGATGAAAGGGCAGGGAATGTGGATGCAGACTGGAGTCCTCGAACAAACAGCAACATTTTGTCTAGGATTTCTACCACTTAAGCCACGGCAGGCATATCCTTGAGCCAGGGGTCAAGGGGCTTCCCTATGGAGTAAACAATGAAGCCAATCTCCCGCATCTTGTCAGCATCAATTACATTGCGGCCATCGAACAAGAACGCAGGCTTCTGCATGCTGTCATAGATCTTCTTGTAGTCGAGAGCTTTGAACTCATCCCACTCAGTCAGGATGCAGATACCATGTGCGCCCTTGGTGGCTTCATACGCATCCCAGGTCACAGAGACCTGCTTCACTGCGGTTGGGCTCATTGGCTGCAGGTGGATTGGGTGGTCCCAGTCGAACTTGTTCATTGCAAGATCACGCTGGATCTGGTCCTCGGTCACCTGCGGGTCATAGATGCTAATCTTGGCCTTGTCTCCAAGAAGGCCCTTGCAGACATCAATGGCCGCAGTCTCCCTCGTGTCACCGGTGTCCTTCTTGAATGCAAAGCCAAGCACTGCAATCTTCTTTCCAGATACAGTGTTGAACATGGAAGACACCACACGGTTCAcaaatctgctcttctggtagtCATTGATCTTGATAACCTGCTTCCAGTAGTTTGCGACCTCAGGCAGTCCATTGCACTCGCAGATGTACACAAGGTTGAGGATATCCTTCTGGAAGCAGGAGCCTCCAAAACCAACACTAGCATTCAAGAATCTGGGTCCGATCCTCGAATCCTTGCCTACAGCATAGGACACCTCTGCCACATTGGCACCAGTGGCCTCACACAGAGCTGAGATCGCGTTCACTGAAGAGATCCTCTGAGCCAAGAAGGCATTTGCTGCAAGCTTGGACAGCTCAGCTGACCATAGGTTGGTTGTGAGAATGCGATCCTCGGGGACCCAATTGGCATAGACATCCTTCAGAGCCTTAACAGCCTTCTGGCCTTCTGGAGTCTCCCGACCACCGATGAGCACACGGTCAGGCTTGAAAAGGTCCTCAATTGCTGTGCCCTCTGCAAGGAACTCTGGGTTTGAGAGGATCTGGAAGTTAATTCCCTTACTATTGTGTGTCAAGATCTTCTCAATGGCTTCAGCAGTCTTGACAGGGACAGTGGACTTCTCAACAACAATCTTGTCAGACTTGGCCACATCTGCTATCATGCGGGCTGCACTCTCCCAGTAGGTTAGATCTGCAGCTTTGCCAGCCCCAAGACCACGGGTCTTGGTTGGTGTGTTGACAGAGACGAAGATGATATCAGCCTCAGCAACATGCTTCTCAATGTCATTGCTGAAAAATAGGTTCCTGCCACGGCACTGCTTGACCACATCATCAAGGCCTGGCTCATAAATTGGGAGCTGGTCGCTGTTCCATGCTGCAATGCGTGGAACTGAAATGTCGACAACACAAACTTCAATAGCAGGGCATTTCAGTGCAATGACAGCCATGGTTGGGCCACCAACATATCCAGCACCAAGACAGCATATCTTCACCATCTTGCTAAGTGTGACTGCATGTGGAATATGACAATAACAGCAATTAGTTATGTTAGTAAGCATGGCTCACTGCAACAAGAGCATAGTTGCTATGACGTATATTATGCACAAAGACTCAAAATTAATGGCTCTCTCAGATATTAATGCTGTGACATGCACACCGGCTCTAACAGCAGCTGACATGCACACTACTGAAGCATACCAGTCTGGTCGACTTTTGTCAAAATAGATCAGTCAATAAATTTTTTGCTACAAGCCACCGATACTGCCAACATTGCCACTAGCAATCATCATGGACATGCCAGCTATAATGTATATTATGCAGAAAGACTCAAAATTAATGGTTCTCTCAGATatttccagaaaaaaaaaactttttgagCTGTAAAAGTACTAAGTCGAATAAATTATTTCAGATGACGGCAGTTAACCCTACAAGTTTTCAGGGTTGCCGTTACCCGTTAGCATTCACAAATCAGTTTATTTGCTGAAAAGCCAGTAGCGACAAATAATAAATGAGTAATGACAAGAGCTTAAAACCAAAATAATAATACTGTGACAAGTGGTGCACAATGTGCACGATCTAACAGCAGCTGACATGCACACTACTGAAGCATACCAATCTGGTCGACTTTTGTCAACAGAGATCATAAGTCAATAAAATTGTTGCTACAAGCCACTGATACTGCCAACATTGCCACTAGCAAATCTTTGTAGGCATGCTGGCTCATATACATACTTCAGATTACCAATTGCAAGCCAAAAACAGTAGCTGAGTAAGGAACTCTGAGCACATAacatattttgaaaagaaaatgaCCGTATAAGCCATCCAATGATTTCAGTGCACAATTGTGTTAAGTTAAGACTCGTGATCAACGCCAATGATCACTGCAGTAGTTTGACGTGGTGATGCCTAGTGGAGATCTGACATTTGGTGATAAATAAACTAAACGTATGACCAGTCTTccctgaagggcgggcctggtgcaagcggcagagtcttaccgcctgtgcccggaaggtcccgggtcgcggtctcctcacattgcacaggcgaggggaAGGCttgtgccactaacacccttccccagaccccgcagagctctctgcactggggaCGCCCTTTTTTTATGACCAGTCTTCCCTGGCTCCCAGCTCAATGGCATTTGACAATACATACTGACGACGACCATTTCCTCCTCGCCAATTTTTCTAGAGACCAAAACAAAGTAAAGAAATACTAGAACGCGGCCTGGATCTTATTACAGTCCACTAAGGTGTAGGAGTATAAGCGATCTCCGCGCGATCTCCTGAGTCTAATCGGTCGAAAAATAGACGCTGATCGTTGTGGTAGAGTGCTAGAGCTGACCCCGCGCCTTAAACAGCACGCAGAAAACAAATCTGAACCAGTGCCAGAGGGTGAGTGGTTTCGATTTGAGTGCTGGGTCACAGCAAAGAGAGGATTTCCTCAGAGCAAAAACGGGACTGGGCTGGCTACTGGCTACGTGGAATTGCCGGGACAGGGAATGGATCCGAGACCAGAGACGGAGAGAGGCATACCTCCTGAAGTCGTTGCCAATCCGATTCCCGCGGTCTCTTCGCCCCCTCGCCTCGCCGCGAGATCTGGATCTGGGTGAGGAGGGAGTTGGAGACTGGAGACGAAGAGGAGTTTCCTGTCTGTCTGTCCGGAGAAGGCGGAGGGAAGGAGCGGGTTAAATAGGAGGGTGCGTGCGAACGCACCGAACCTACGCTACGCCTACGCCTTTTTGTCCACACATCGCACGGAGGTGAGAGTTTTTTTTTTGATTGATTGAGAAACCATGTGTGAGATGAGGTGGGGGCCACGGACCGAGCGGGGCCAAGCTGACCCACCGACTGCCAACAGAACCATTTACGACTCCTTCGGTTGCACGCCTTGCGGTCTATACCGGCAATGGCGTGCAGGCCAGACCGTTGGTAAAAAGGATGGTGCGACGGCACCAGATGGAAAACGACTAGATGAGGTGTTATTTTCATATTAATACTAGTATATGTAGGATCAGATTCTTTATTTGCTTATTATACCTTTATAAGGTGTGCGTGTTTGCTTGTTACGCTCGCCTCGTAGAGAAAGAAATGATCCAAaaagaaatctcatcaacaatGGTTTTATGCACCTCAACATCTCACCGTTTGTGGTTTTGCAGCGAGAGGGGAACTTTTTTTTAGTTCAGCGAGAGGGGAACTTGATTGTCTTATACCATACTTTGATTCTAAATTACGGCTCGTTTAGTGTAGTGCAACTCCACAACCGGCTTCAACAATGTTTCGAACGGAGCCACACCAaacagacggaggaggaggagcacttTTGGAGAAGTTAAAGGACTAGAGCCATTTTTATGGGCATGTTCGctcggaggaatttggatggttcgaaggaatgctggaggaatttatgagagaaaaacactgtttcggataaaaaaagaagcagatcaagccgagtttaagggttgcattttttttttgttctcacTCCAACTTTTGTGGTCTCCGAACATCACCAAATTACCTAATTTTTATGCGATATTGAAGCGTCACCGAGCGACCTCTTAGTCCAGGGGTGGAGCTATACCTCATCAATGGGATCAACCAACCGCAAAGTTTTTGAGAATTTCAATAGAAAGATATTGTATATAATGTTGATAGTTTCTAATGAACCCACCTATTTTCGGACAAGACCCTAGTGATTATTTGGCATGGATTCGTCTCTGACTTAGTCAAAATTCTAGCTGTATCATTCGTATTTAAAAGCAATTCTTGCTAATCTTGATTCTACCACCGTCAATGGAAAATGATATATCATCAAAGAATGATTCTGGATGATCTAACCCCAAACGATTAGGAGTACCGTGGCAGCATATACATAATACATGGCATGTGTTCAATTTGTGTTTATACATGAGGCGAATGAAAGCCAACCCTAGGGCACGGCGGTGTGGCGGCGCAGGTGAGGACGGAGGTGGCCTTCATAGGAGGGGATGCAGAGGGATGGAGCAGTGGCGGCGCTGGCAAGGACGGAGTGGCAGCGGAGCGTGTGGAGGGGAGGCTCCAGAGAGCGGCGCGAGGAGGGGCAGCAGAGCAGGAGgaccaagtgtgggggagggagtgtgtaacaccctcggtgttacgccctaaacaaattaccaaaCCATGTCGTGagtatcatgtttatgtgataatgcatgtgatggaaggtgtagatagcatttttgtaacttcaaatgatcaataaaaatattaaatgataagctattccataactcatatgtatcaagtatggtttaaaactattttaaattgaacaaaaatactataaaaCATTTATGTgacgcttaaataaagtttaaaatatgaactttgtagatgacaatgaaatacttgctgtagaaaaataacattgctagccaatatttctaatagcctagaaatgcaacttaaaatcaaatttagctcagacttagaagatttttatgtatatagacagctagacaatgttatgtttggcaatttattttgcgAAATCGGGGTAAGAATAGGTGTTATGTTTTAGCTCAGTTTGGTagcctcatgtgccatcttgagcatggtgaagatggtttaggtctagaagcaaccgtttagttgttataggctctttaaaatgcgtgcacgacATGTTCTTGGGTTGGTCGGGTGGACGCAATCACCATGCTCGGGCGCACGTCGTCGCTCGCGCGTGCGCGCGCTGCGCGCGTGGCCGACCATGGTTGCCACTGGCCTGGTCGCCACTGGCTTCTACCGCACGGAGCCGCTGCTGTTGCTTGCGTGGCTGTGCAGTGCTGTTGGCTGTCCCGCCGCGCTGCCGACCCGCCTCGTGCCGCGACGCAATCGCTGCCGGTGCCATCGCCACACCATCACATCCGCGCTTCTCTCTGCACCTCTGCGCCGCTGCTGGCCTTGTTCGAGGCCGCCACTGCTACGCGCACGTGGCCATGCTCGCCGTCGCCTTGTCATTTATGGCGTTGCGCCGCGCGGGCCATGGCCATTCAGGGACGCGCACGCTTGTCCTTTACGTCTGCGTGCATGCCTTCCGGGTCGCGACGAGCacatcccgccaaggcgaggctGTGCTGTGCCACCTACcggtctgtctctctctctctctctctctgctgccaCCGTCGGAGTCATGTCCTATGCAATTGACTAgcgagtggtcatctcctttcaaTTCCGCGCACCTGTGTCTCCACCATCAAGTCCTCTTGCTGCccgaccccaccccgccttgaatggCGCCCGGTCGAGCTCCAAT
It encodes:
- the LOC136550227 gene encoding UDP-glucose 6-dehydrogenase 4-like: MVKICCLGAGYVGGPTMAVIALKCPAIEVCVVDISVPRIAAWNSDQLPIYEPGLDDVVKQCRGRNLFFSNDIEKHVAEADIIFVSVNTPTKTRGLGAGKAADLTYWESAARMIADVAKSDKIVVEKSTVPVKTAEAIEKILTHNSKGINFQILSNPEFLAEGTAIEDLFKPDRVLIGGRETPEGQKAVKALKDVYANWVPEDRILTTNLWSAELSKLAANAFLAQRISSVNAISALCEATGANVAEVSYAVGKDSRIGPRFLNASVGFGGSCFQKDILNLVYICECNGLPEVANYWKQVIKINDYQKSRFVNRVVSSMFNTVSGKKIAVLGFAFKKDTGDTRETAAIDVCKGLLGDKAKISIYDPQVTEDQIQRDLAMNKFDWDHPIHLQPMSPTAVKQVSVTWDAYEATKGAHGICILTEWDEFKALDYKKIYDSMQKPAFLFDGRNVIDADKMREIGFIVYSIGKPLDPWLKDMPAVA
- the LOC136467880 gene encoding UDP-glucose flavonoid 3-O-glucosyltransferase 7-like, with the translated sequence MYTSAYVFEAVIKKTQQISCATLNTTDLQGIAEESNCCVFCAEYCSPRPSSSVASSGDTAAPRMYFIPFPTPGHALPMSDLARLFASRGADATLVLTCANAARLGGPVARAAAAGLRIRIIALTLPAEVAGLTGGHKSADDLPNRELAGPFAIAVDLLAPLFADLLRRQPADAVVFDGVLPWAATAAPELGIPRYAFTGTGCFTLAEQRALLLHSPQNGVASDTEPFLVPGLPDAVRLTRSRLAEATLPGAHSREFLNRMFDAERATSGWVVNSFADLEQRYIEHYEKDTGKPVFAVGPVCLINGDGDGDDTLERGRGGEADTAAEAARVLRWLDTKPARSVVYVCFPEMQRLIYQRPLSLYSHSDWLLYVTCTVLFARFSRCRTTR